The following is a genomic window from Blattabacterium cuenoti.
ATGAATAATGAAGCTTTAATAGACTCTTTTTCAAATTTTAAGTACGAAAAAAAAATAGATCAAGTCAGTTTAATTGCAATTATAGAAGATTCTATAAGAAGTGTTTTGAAAAAAAAATATGATTCATCTAAAAATTATGATATTATAGTGAATCCAGAACAAGGTGATTTAGAAATATGGAGAAATAGAAAAGTAGTGAAAGATGGAGAATTAAAAAATATTAATCAAGAAATAGAGTTGTCTAAAGCTAGAAAAATAGAAATAGATTTTGAAATTGGAGAAGAAGTTTCAGAACAAGTTGAACTACAATCTTTAGGAAGAAGATCTATTCTTGCATTAAAACAAAATTTATTATCAAAAATTAATGAATATGATAACACTAATACTTATAATAAATTCAAAAAAAAAATAGGAGAAATTATAAATGCCGAAGTGTATCATGTTTTACCTAAACAAATTATCATGAAAGATGAAGAACAAAACGAATTAGTTCTTCCTAAACAGGAACAAATTCCAACAGATTTTTTTAGAAAAGGAGATCCTATTAGAGGTTTATTGAAAAAAGTAGAATGGAAAGATAGTAAACCTTTTGCTATTATTACTAGAACAGATGAAAAGTTTTTAGAAGAACTTTTCAAATTAGAAATTCCTGAAGTCTCTGATGGATTAATTACAATAAAAAAAGTAGCACGTATTCCAGGAGAAAAAGCAAAAATAGCTGTAGAATCTTACGATAATCGTGTAGATCCCGTAGGTGCTTGTGTTGGAATGAAAGGTTCTAGAATTCATCCAATTGTTAGAGAATTAAAAAATGAAAATATAGATGTTATTAATTATACATCTAATATTCAATTATATATAACAAGATCCTTAAATCCTGCTAAGGTTTCTATGATGGAAATTAATGAAGATAAAAAGTATGTTAATGTATATGTAAAATTAGACGAAATCTCTAAAGCTATTGGAAAAGGTGGGCAAAATATTAGATTAGCTAGTCAATTAACTGGATATAAAATTAATATATTACGAGAATCATATTATGAAGATGATGTTGAATTAACAGAATTTTCTGATGAAATAGAACCACAAATTATCAATAAATTTTATTTAGCAGGTTTAAATACAGCAAAATCAATTTTGAATTGTAATATACATGATCTTATGATACAAACTAAATTAGAAGAAAAAATTATTACTAATGTAGTTAATATATTAAAAAAAGAATTTGAAGAAGAAAAGAATTAAATAATAAAAATATATAAAAAATAAATTTTAACTCACTTATTATTATAACATTAAATTGGTTTTGTTATTATGACTCATAAAATACGATTAAAAACAGTATTAACTAAATTAAATATCTCTTTACAAAGAGTGCTTGATTTTTTGAAAAAAAAAGGCATTAAAATAGAAAATAATCCTAATTCTAAAATTGAAGACAAAATTTATCAAATTTTAGTTAAAAAATTTCAATCTCAAAAAACAATTAGAGATAATTATGAAAAAATTTTTTTAAAAAAAAAATTAGAAACTAAAAAAATTCAAAAAGAATTATCAAAATCTCAACCTAAAATTATTCGTGCTAAAATAAATCATTTTATAAAATTTAAAAAATTAGGAAAAATAGATATTAATCAATATGATAAAGAAAAACAAGAAAGAACTAAAGATATTTCTAAATTAGAAATACATACTAATAATTCTCGAATAATAGAAAAAAAACATAAAAAAAAACCAGAACATATAGACACAGTTTATCAAAAATTAGATGGTGTTATGTTAACTGGAGATAGAATTGATTTATCTCAATTTGAAAAGAAAAAAACTAAAGTAAAAATTAAAACAAAACGAAAAAGAATTAAAAAAGAAATTTTAATTGATGATATCAAAAAAAGTAAACAATTAAATAATAATAAAAAACATTATTCATACAAATTCGATAAACACAGAATAAAAAATAATAAAATAAAATTTGAAATTACTGATAAAGTAGTCAATAAACAAATTAAAGAAACATTAGAAAAATTATCATCAAGAAATATTAAATCAAAATCATCAAAAATTAAAAAAGAAAAAAAATTACAAAAAAAAGAAAAAAATAATTTATTAAAAGATAATAATAATACAGAAAAATCTATAAAATTAGCTGAATTTACTACTGTTAATGAATTATCATCTATGATGAAAGTTAATCCTGCAGATATAATTGTTGCTTGTATGTCTTTAGGTATTATGGTTACAATGAATCAAAGATTAGATGCTGAAATTATTACTTTAGTTGCAGATGAATTTGGATATAATGTAGAATTTGTAGGAATAGATTTAGAAGAATCTATACAACAACAAGAAGATATTATTGATAATACTACAGAACAAGATTTAATAACAAGACCTCCAATTATTACCGTAATGGGGCATGTAGATCATGGAAAAACATCTTTATTAGATTATATACGACAAACTAATGTTATTGCAGGAGAATATGGAGGTATTACTCAACATATATCAGCTTATAATGTAAAATATAAAAATAATTATAGTATAACTTTTTTAGATACACCTGGTCATGAAGCATTTACAGCAATGAGAGCAAGAGGAGCTCAAATTACAGATATTGCAATTATTATGATTGCATCTGATGATCAAGTTATGTTACAAACAAAAGAAGCTATCAGTCATGCTCAAGCTGCAAATGTTCCTATTATATTTGCATTCAATAAAATTGATAAATCAGAATCTAATACAAATAAAATACGAGAACAATTAGCTAATATTAATTTATTGGTAGAAGAATGGGGTGGAAAATATCCTTCACAAGAAATATCTGCAAAATTAGGGACTGGAATTGATCAATTATTAGAAAAAGTATTATTAATAGCTGAACTTTTAGAATTAAAAGCTAATCCAAAAAAAATGGCTACAGGTACAATTATCGAAGCTTCTTTAGATAAAGGAAGAGGTTATGTAACAACTATTTTAGTACAAAATGGAACTTTAAAAATCGGAGATTATGTATTAGCAGGATTTCATCATGGAAAAGTAAAAAATATTTTAGACGAACGTGGAAAAAGTATTTCATCTGCTGTACCATCTCAACCAGTTACTATATTAGGATTAAACGGGACTCCTTCATCTGGAGATAAATTTAAAGTATTTTTAGATGAAAAATTTGCAAAACAATTAGCTACTAGAAGAGAACAATTACAAAGAGAACAAAATATAAGATCTCAAAAACATTTAACATTAGACGATATAGGTAGAAGAATTGCATTAGGCAATTTTAAAGAGTTAAAAATTTTACTTAAAGGAGATGTAGATGGATCTGTAGAAGCAATTTCTGATTCATTAGAAAAATTATCTACTAAAAATATTATGATCAATATCATTCATAAAGGTGTAGGTTCTATTACAGAATCTGATATTTTGTTAGCAAGTGCCTCAGATGCAATAATTATCGGATTTAACGTTCGTCCTACTCATGGGATCAATCATATAATAAAAAAAGAAAATATAGAAATACGAATTTATTCTATTATATATGATGTAATTAATGATTTTCAAGAAGCAATAAAAGGAATGTTATCCACTGAAATAAAAGAAAAAATTTTAGGAAATGCAGAAGTTAGAGATATGTTTAATATTCCTAAATTAGGAATTATCGCTGGATGTATCGTTACAGAAGGAAAATTAATTCGTACATCAACAATTAGATTAATTAGAAATGGTATTGTAATTTATACTGGAGAATTAATTTCATTAAAACGATTTAAAAAAGATGTTAAAGAGGTATCAAAAGGATATGAATGTGGTGTTATAATTAAAGATTATAATGATATACAAAATGGTGATATTATTGAAGTATATCAAAAATACTCTAAATAAAATTAATGATTTATGATTTATAGAACACATAATTGCGAAGAACTTAGAATCGAAGATATAGGCAAAGTAGTAATTTTATCTGGATGGATCCAAAAATTACGAGATTTAGGATCATTAATATTTATAGATTTGAGAGATTATTATGGTATTATACAATTAACTGTATTAAAAAACAAATTACAAAATACAATTGCTAATATAGAAAAAGAATTTTTAATAAGAGTGCATGGAGAAGTAAAAAAAAGAAAGTCTATAAATTATAATTTATCAACTGGAAAAATAGAAATTTTAATATCTAAATTAGAAATATTAAATCATTCTGCTCAACTTCCTTTTACAATAGAAAATAAAACGGATGGAAATGAAGAAAATAGAATGAAATATAGATATTTAGATATTAGAAGAGCTCCTATTAAGAATAATTTAATTTTTAGACATAAAATTTCTTTAGAAATAAGAAATTTTATGTCTAAAAATAATTTTCTAGAAATAGAAACACCAATATTGATTAATTCAACATCTGAAGGAGCAAGAAATTTTGTAGTTCCTTCTAGAATACTACCTAAAAAATTTTATCATCTTCCTCAATCTCCTCAATTATTCAAACAATTATTAATGATTGGTGGAATAGATAAATATTTTCAAATTGTAAAATGTTTTCGTGATGAAGATCCACGTTCAGATAGACAGATAGAATTTACTCAAATAGATTGTGAAATGTCTTTTATAGAATTTGATGATATATTATTATTTTTTGAGCATTTTATTAAACATTTGTTTAAAAAAATGAAAAATATAGAATTAAATACATTTAAAAAAATGACATATTATGATGTTTTGCAAATATATGGAACAAATAACCCAGATCTTAGGATAATCACTAAACTATTACAAAATCATATTAAGTATTTAAAAAAAGACTTTATAATAGGAATTAATATTCCAAATTATTTTCATCTTAATAATAGTCAAATTGAGTATATTTTACAATATATTAAAAATTATAATAATGTGATTGATAATGTTCTTTGGATAAAATATCTTAAAAATAAAACATTTTTCTTTCCAAAAGAAAAATGGAAAATTACATTGCATAATAAAATTTTAATACAACTTATTAAATATTTTGAATTACAACCTGAAGATATCTTATTTATTATTTGTGGAAAACAAAATCACATAATGAAAATATTACCATTAATTCAAAAAAAAATATATCATATTGTAAATATTAATAAATGTAATATTTTTAAACCATTATGGATTATAGATTATCCACTTTTTACATGGGATATAGAAAAACAGAAGTATACATCATTTCATCATCCTTTTACAAGTCCAAAACAAAAAGATATTGTTTTATTATTAAATAATAATATTACCAATAATTTAAATAATATTCTCTCTCAATCTTATGATTTAGTTATTAATGGAGTTGAAATTGGTAGTGGATCTATAAGAATTCATAATCAAAAATTACAAAAAAAAATTTTTCAATATTTAGGGTTATCAAATACAGATATTGAATCTGAATTTGGATTTTTTATTAAATCCTTTCAATATGGAACTCCACCTCATGGTGGAATTGCATTTGGATTAGATCGATTAATAGCTGTTATGTTAGGTGAAATAGATAATATGAAAAATGTTATTCCATTTCCAAAAAACAATTATGGACAAGATATAATGACAAATTCTCCTTCTTTTTTAACAGCAGAAAAAATAAAAGAATTACACTTATGATAATTGTTTTTTATTATATCTAATAACGGATTCTTTATAAATTAAAATAGCAATTTCTTTAGATTTCCAATCACCTATTATTACTTTTTTATATTCTAAATCCTTATAAACCGAAAAAAAATGTTCAATTTCCTTTTTATCATGATTAGATATATCATCAATATCTTGAATATGATTATAATGTGGATCTGAAATAGGAACACAAATAATTTTTTCATCATCTCCTTTTTCATCTTTCATAAAAAAGATCCCTATTGGTTTAACTTTAATTAAACATCCTGGTATCGTAGGTTCTGTTAAAAATACTAATACATCTAATGGATCTCCATCTTTTGCCAGAGTTTTGGGAATAAACCCATAATCTCTAGGATAAAACATAGCAGAATGTAAGACTCTATCTAATCTCATTTTATTATGAATTTTATCAAATTCATATTTATTTCTACTACCTTTAGGTATTTCTATTAAAACATCAAAATATATCATACTATTTTAGTATTGTAACAATTAAATTTTTCTAAATAAACAGCTACTGTTTTAGCAAATCCCCCCCCTAATACGCCATCTATCACACGATGATCATAAGAATGAGATAAATAAATTTTATGTCTTATTCCAATAAAATCGCCATTAGGAGTTTCTATAATTGATAATTTTTTTTGGATCAATCCTATTGCCATAATAGCTACTTGAGGTTGATGAATAATAGGAGTTCCAAATAAATTGCCAAAACTTCCAATATTACTGATTGTATATGTGCCTCCTTGTATTTCTTCTGGATTCAAATGATTAGATCTTGCTCTTTTGATTAAATCATTAATAATTTTTATTAATCCTCCTAAACTGTAAGAATCTGCATATTTAATAACAGGAACAATAATAGTTCCATTTGTTAATGCAGTAGCTAATCCTATATGGATATTTTTTTTTTTTATTATTTTATTTCCATTAACCGAAATATTAATCATTGGATGGTCTTTAATCGCTTTCACTACACATTCTACAAAAACTGACATTAAAGTTAATTTTTCTCCAGTCCTTTTTTGAAAAGAATCTTTTATTTTATTTCTCCATTTCACTATATTAGTTACATCTGCTTCTACAAAAGAAGTAACATGAGCAGATATTTTTTTACTTTCAATCATATTTATTGAAGTAATTTGTCGAATTCTATCCATTTCAATAATTTTTTCATATTTTTCTTTATTGTCTTCCATAATAATAGAAGTCAAATTTGATTTGGAATAAGAAATTAAATGATTTTGCTTTGATTTAATATATTTTACTATATCTGTTTTAGTTAACCTATTATTTTGTCCTGTTCCAGGAATAGAATTTAATTCATACAAACTTAGTCCTGTTTTCTGAGCAATCAATCGAACAAATGGAGAATAAAAACGATTCATATTTAATTCGTCTTTACTTTCAATTTCTAAAATTGCAATATAAGATCCAACTTGCACTACTTGATTAGTAGTAAATAATATTTTTTTTAATTTTCCATTAATAGGAGAATAAATTTCTGAATCTATTTTATCTGTAGCTATTTCTACTAACAAATCTTCTTTTTTAATAGTATCTCCTTCTTTTTTTAACCAACGAATGATAGTAGCCTCAGCTATACTTTCACCCATAGCTGGAAGGGTCAAATTATACTCGGCCATCTAAATTTGTTATTTTATATTTTATTTTTTAAGATAAAAATAATAAATTCATTTTAAAAAATGAAAATTCTTTCTTCATCTCAAATTAAAAAATTAGAACAAACTTGTATTGATAACGAACATATTTCTTCTATTGATTTAATAGAAAGAGCTGCTACATCATGTTTGAATTGGATTATCAATCATAAACAATTATTATTTAATACATTAAAAAATATTATAATATTAGCAGGTAAAGGAAAAAATGGTGGAGATGGTATAACTTTAGCTAAAAAATTATATTTATATGGATATTATAATATTACTATATACATAGTGAATATTGCTAATAATGCATCTAATGAATTTTTAATTCAAAAAAAAAAAATTACTAAATATGGTATTAAAATAAAATATATCGATAAATATCAAAAATTTCCTATATTTAATCATACATATGATATTTTATTAATTGATGCAATCTTTGGTATTGGATTTAATAGACCAATAATAAGTACATATTGGATATCTTTTTTTAATTATATTAATAATCAACAATTTAGAATTGTAATATCTATTGATATTCCATCTGGATTATTAATGAAAAAAGAAGATAATAATGTAACTATTATTAAAGCTACTTATACATTAACTTTTCATTTTCCAAAATTATCATTTTTTTTACCTGACTATTCAGATTATATTGGAACATGGTATTTATTAAATATTGGATGGAAAGATAATTATGTTCATAATATAATTACAAATTATTTTTTTATTGATAAAAAAATAATTTGTAAAATATATAAGAAAAAACGGAAAAAATTTACACATAAAGGAACTTATGGACATGGACTACTAATTGGAGGATCATATGGAATGATAGGATCTATGGCTCTTGCATCAAAAGCAAGTTTCAAGACTGGAATTGGAAAATTAAGTGTATATATTCCACGTTGTGGATATCAAATTTTGCAACAATTTATTCCAGAAGCAATAGTACAAACAGATAATAATAATTTTTTTATACAAAAAATTCCATTATCTTTCAAAGTAAATTCAATAGGAATAGGTATGGGAATCGGTGATAAAAATGAACAAACATCTAATGCAGTTAAAAGTTTTTTATTATATCAAAAAAAATATGGAAAAATTCCTATAGTTATTGATGCTGATGCTCTTAATATATTATCTAATCAATTAAATTTTTTAAATTTTATTCCAAAAAATACAATTATTACTCCACATCCAAAAGAATTTTATAAATTATGTGGATCATGGAAAAATGATTATCATAAATTAGAAATTTTAAAACATTTTTCTCAAAAAAATAAAATTTTTTGTGTATTAAAAGGAGCACATTCTATAATATCTACTCCTGATGGAGATTTATATTTTAATAGTACTGGAAATCCAGGAATGGCAACAGCAGGTACTGGAGATGTTTTAAGTGGAATTATTACTTCATTATTATCTCAAGGATATTCTCAAAAAGAAGCATGTATATTTGGAGTATATCTTCATGGATTATCAGGTGATCTAGCTGCATTCAATCACAGTGAAGAATCTATAATAGCAGAGGATATTATTAATTATCTTGATCTTTCTTATAAAACAATAAATAATTATTAATTTTTAAATAAAGTTTATAATAAAAACTTGAAAAAGTATAGAATAAACAATAATTATAATTAACGTAAATAAACTTATTGTTGCAATAAAATCTCCATATTTTATATAAAAAGTTTTTTTATTATTAATTTGAATTTTATTCAATAATGCACCTTCTTTTCCATATGGTAAAAAATCAATAATATCACCTGTTTCATTAATAAAACAAGAAACTCCAGTATTTGCGGATCTTGCTATACATTTTCTATTTTCAATTGCTCTAAGTCTTGCATAAGATAAATGTTGTTTATACCCTTGTGAAATCCCCCACCATCCATCGTTAGTAATAATAACCATTAAATTGGAATTTGTTTTTTTAAAAAATTTAGATACATATTCACCAAAAACAGATTCATAACAAATAATAGATGCTATTTTAATTCCAGATTGTTTATCAAAAAAACTAATTGGATTGGTTTCTATACTATGTTCTAAAACAGTTCCACCAAAATTAAGTAATATTTTTCCTAAAATTGGAAATAAAAATTTTTTATATGGAAATGTTTCTACTGCAGGAACCAATTTAGATTTATGATGAATTTGAATTTTTTTTGAATTTGAAGTTATATAAATTGCAGAATTAAATATATCTATCCATTTTATTTGATTTCGTTTTTTATCCAAAAAAAATTTATTTGAGCTTTTCCTATATTTTTTGTCAGAAATTGAATATAATTCTATTCCTGTAATAAATGACGTATATGAATTTTGATGTAAATATTGTTTTAAATAATAAATAATGTGATTTTTTTCTAAATTTTCAATAGAAATTTTGGTGTCATTTCCAGGTAATGTTGTTTCAGGTGCAATAATATAAAGATTATTTGTATAAACATTATTATTATAATTAATTAATTTTTTATTAATTAACTTTTGTAAGTGAGCAATTAATGTATTTGTTGATATATTATATTTTTTATAATATGGATCAATATTAGGCTGTAATATTAATACATTAATAAATTTATTTTCTTGTATTTTTTTATGTAATTTATCATAATTAAAATATATATAATTTGATATTATAATAACAAATATAATGATATATATATTATAAGATATATTGTTATAAAAACATAATTTTTGTCTAGAATATTGAAATTTTATAATAGAATTTAATAATCCTATATTTACAATCCATATCCATACTGTTCCACCTAAAATTCCTGTATATTCATACCATTGAATATATTTTATATAATTAGCAAATCCATTGCCTAAATTTAACCATGGCCAAGATAAATCCCATTCTAAATGTATTTTTTCAAATAAAATCCATAAACATACTAAAAATAATTGACATATTCTTTCATCATTAAAATATTTTTTAATATATGAATACAATAAAAAAACAGAAGACATACATATAGAATTTAAAAAAATTGGGATTAAATATGTAATTAACCATGCAGATTCTCCATTAGGTTTTTTTGCATTAGATAACCAACTAGTAGCAATAGCATTCCAAATTAAAAAAGTAATAAAAGAAAAACAAAAAACTTTGCTAGAATAATTAGTAGCATAATTAAATAAATAGTTCTCTACATATAATAGAGGAATAAATCCTATAAATAAATAAAATGGATTTCCATAGGTTGGCCAACCTAATCCTAATAAAATTCCTGAAAAAAAACTGCAAAAAAAAATTTGATAATTATATAAAAAATATGGATTAATATTCAAATATTATTTTCAATCATTTAATTAGTGGAACTGGCGGGATTTGAACCCGCGTCCAAAAAGAATTAAAAAAAGGGTTCTACATACTTATCCAAAAGGAATTTTTTCATATTAATATTGATTTTTGGATATCAAAATTAATATTAGATTCCATAATAATAAAGATAATATAAGAATCATTTATTATCTTTATCCTTATTATATTATTAAGTATCTTATTTATAGAAATATAAGGAAATTTCTATTAAAGATATTTTGCTTCTGTCAAACAGATAGTGCTATAATATTATAATATTATTAAGCAGCAAAAGCGTATTGTGTTTCGCCATTTATATATTATTTGTAACGTTGTTTTTACGTGTAAAACCTTACGTAACACGATATGCTTATCTTTTATTAATCATCTTTATGTCTAATCCAAAAATCAGTCCCATATCATTGTTTAAATTTACAACAATTACTAAAATAAATCAAATCAATATTTAAATTAATTGTGTTTTATCAAAAGCATCTAAACGTATCAAAATAAAAAGTAAAATAGTAAATGACCAAAATGAAGATCCTCCATAACTAAAAAATGGAAGAACAATTCCTATTGTTGGAAATAACCCCATCACCATTCCAATATTAATTAAAAAATGTATAAGAAAAATATTTCCAACAGAAAATCCAAAAATTCTTACAAATACATTTTTTTGTCGTTCTGATAAACAATATATCCTACTAATAAATAATAAATAAAATAATATTAATATTACACTTCCTACAAACCCCCATTCTTCTCCAACAGTACAAAAAATATAATCTGTATCTTGTTCTGGAACAAATTTTCCTTTTGTAATTATACCTTTTCTATATCCTTTTCCAAATAATTTTCCTGAACCTATAGCAGTTTTTGAATATAGTAAATTATATCCA
Proteins encoded in this region:
- the nusA gene encoding transcription termination factor NusA, whose protein sequence is MNNEALIDSFSNFKYEKKIDQVSLIAIIEDSIRSVLKKKYDSSKNYDIIVNPEQGDLEIWRNRKVVKDGELKNINQEIELSKARKIEIDFEIGEEVSEQVELQSLGRRSILALKQNLLSKINEYDNTNTYNKFKKKIGEIINAEVYHVLPKQIIMKDEEQNELVLPKQEQIPTDFFRKGDPIRGLLKKVEWKDSKPFAIITRTDEKFLEELFKLEIPEVSDGLITIKKVARIPGEKAKIAVESYDNRVDPVGACVGMKGSRIHPIVRELKNENIDVINYTSNIQLYITRSLNPAKVSMMEINEDKKYVNVYVKLDEISKAIGKGGQNIRLASQLTGYKINILRESYYEDDVELTEFSDEIEPQIINKFYLAGLNTAKSILNCNIHDLMIQTKLEEKIITNVVNILKKEFEEEKN
- the infB gene encoding translation initiation factor IF-2, which encodes MTHKIRLKTVLTKLNISLQRVLDFLKKKGIKIENNPNSKIEDKIYQILVKKFQSQKTIRDNYEKIFLKKKLETKKIQKELSKSQPKIIRAKINHFIKFKKLGKIDINQYDKEKQERTKDISKLEIHTNNSRIIEKKHKKKPEHIDTVYQKLDGVMLTGDRIDLSQFEKKKTKVKIKTKRKRIKKEILIDDIKKSKQLNNNKKHYSYKFDKHRIKNNKIKFEITDKVVNKQIKETLEKLSSRNIKSKSSKIKKEKKLQKKEKNNLLKDNNNTEKSIKLAEFTTVNELSSMMKVNPADIIVACMSLGIMVTMNQRLDAEIITLVADEFGYNVEFVGIDLEESIQQQEDIIDNTTEQDLITRPPIITVMGHVDHGKTSLLDYIRQTNVIAGEYGGITQHISAYNVKYKNNYSITFLDTPGHEAFTAMRARGAQITDIAIIMIASDDQVMLQTKEAISHAQAANVPIIFAFNKIDKSESNTNKIREQLANINLLVEEWGGKYPSQEISAKLGTGIDQLLEKVLLIAELLELKANPKKMATGTIIEASLDKGRGYVTTILVQNGTLKIGDYVLAGFHHGKVKNILDERGKSISSAVPSQPVTILGLNGTPSSGDKFKVFLDEKFAKQLATRREQLQREQNIRSQKHLTLDDIGRRIALGNFKELKILLKGDVDGSVEAISDSLEKLSTKNIMINIIHKGVGSITESDILLASASDAIIIGFNVRPTHGINHIIKKENIEIRIYSIIYDVINDFQEAIKGMLSTEIKEKILGNAEVRDMFNIPKLGIIAGCIVTEGKLIRTSTIRLIRNGIVIYTGELISLKRFKKDVKEVSKGYECGVIIKDYNDIQNGDIIEVYQKYSK
- the aspS gene encoding aspartate--tRNA ligase; this encodes MIYRTHNCEELRIEDIGKVVILSGWIQKLRDLGSLIFIDLRDYYGIIQLTVLKNKLQNTIANIEKEFLIRVHGEVKKRKSINYNLSTGKIEILISKLEILNHSAQLPFTIENKTDGNEENRMKYRYLDIRRAPIKNNLIFRHKISLEIRNFMSKNNFLEIETPILINSTSEGARNFVVPSRILPKKFYHLPQSPQLFKQLLMIGGIDKYFQIVKCFRDEDPRSDRQIEFTQIDCEMSFIEFDDILLFFEHFIKHLFKKMKNIELNTFKKMTYYDVLQIYGTNNPDLRIITKLLQNHIKYLKKDFIIGINIPNYFHLNNSQIEYILQYIKNYNNVIDNVLWIKYLKNKTFFFPKEKWKITLHNKILIQLIKYFELQPEDILFIICGKQNHIMKILPLIQKKIYHIVNINKCNIFKPLWIIDYPLFTWDIEKQKYTSFHHPFTSPKQKDIVLLLNNNITNNLNNILSQSYDLVINGVEIGSGSIRIHNQKLQKKIFQYLGLSNTDIESEFGFFIKSFQYGTPPHGGIAFGLDRLIAVMLGEIDNMKNVIPFPKNNYGQDIMTNSPSFLTAEKIKELHL
- a CDS encoding inorganic diphosphatase, with translation MIYFDVLIEIPKGSRNKYEFDKIHNKMRLDRVLHSAMFYPRDYGFIPKTLAKDGDPLDVLVFLTEPTIPGCLIKVKPIGIFFMKDEKGDDEKIICVPISDPHYNHIQDIDDISNHDKKEIEHFFSVYKDLEYKKVIIGDWKSKEIAILIYKESVIRYNKKQLS
- a CDS encoding dihydrolipoamide acetyltransferase family protein; translated protein: MAEYNLTLPAMGESIAEATIIRWLKKEGDTIKKEDLLVEIATDKIDSEIYSPINGKLKKILFTTNQVVQVGSYIAILEIESKDELNMNRFYSPFVRLIAQKTGLSLYELNSIPGTGQNNRLTKTDIVKYIKSKQNHLISYSKSNLTSIIMEDNKEKYEKIIEMDRIRQITSINMIESKKISAHVTSFVEADVTNIVKWRNKIKDSFQKRTGEKLTLMSVFVECVVKAIKDHPMINISVNGNKIIKKKNIHIGLATALTNGTIIVPVIKYADSYSLGGLIKIINDLIKRARSNHLNPEEIQGGTYTISNIGSFGNLFGTPIIHQPQVAIMAIGLIQKKLSIIETPNGDFIGIRHKIYLSHSYDHRVIDGVLGGGFAKTVAVYLEKFNCYNTKIV
- a CDS encoding NAD(P)H-hydrate dehydratase, translated to MKILSSSQIKKLEQTCIDNEHISSIDLIERAATSCLNWIINHKQLLFNTLKNIIILAGKGKNGGDGITLAKKLYLYGYYNITIYIVNIANNASNEFLIQKKKITKYGIKIKYIDKYQKFPIFNHTYDILLIDAIFGIGFNRPIISTYWISFFNYINNQQFRIVISIDIPSGLLMKKEDNNVTIIKATYTLTFHFPKLSFFLPDYSDYIGTWYLLNIGWKDNYVHNIITNYFFIDKKIICKIYKKKRKKFTHKGTYGHGLLIGGSYGMIGSMALASKASFKTGIGKLSVYIPRCGYQILQQFIPEAIVQTDNNNFFIQKIPLSFKVNSIGIGMGIGDKNEQTSNAVKSFLLYQKKYGKIPIVIDADALNILSNQLNFLNFIPKNTIITPHPKEFYKLCGSWKNDYHKLEILKHFSQKNKIFCVLKGAHSIISTPDGDLYFNSTGNPGMATAGTGDVLSGIITSLLSQGYSQKEACIFGVYLHGLSGDLAAFNHSEESIIAEDIINYLDLSYKTINNY
- the lnt gene encoding apolipoprotein N-acyltransferase; its protein translation is MNINPYFLYNYQIFFCSFFSGILLGLGWPTYGNPFYLFIGFIPLLYVENYLFNYATNYSSKVFCFSFITFLIWNAIATSWLSNAKKPNGESAWLITYLIPIFLNSICMSSVFLLYSYIKKYFNDERICQLFLVCLWILFEKIHLEWDLSWPWLNLGNGFANYIKYIQWYEYTGILGGTVWIWIVNIGLLNSIIKFQYSRQKLCFYNNISYNIYIIIFVIIISNYIYFNYDKLHKKIQENKFINVLILQPNIDPYYKKYNISTNTLIAHLQKLINKKLINYNNNVYTNNLYIIAPETTLPGNDTKISIENLEKNHIIYYLKQYLHQNSYTSFITGIELYSISDKKYRKSSNKFFLDKKRNQIKWIDIFNSAIYITSNSKKIQIHHKSKLVPAVETFPYKKFLFPILGKILLNFGGTVLEHSIETNPISFFDKQSGIKIASIICYESVFGEYVSKFFKKTNSNLMVIITNDGWWGISQGYKQHLSYARLRAIENRKCIARSANTGVSCFINETGDIIDFLPYGKEGALLNKIQINNKKTFYIKYGDFIATISLFTLIIIIVYSILFQVFIINFI